A window of Chitinophaga sp. MM2321 contains these coding sequences:
- a CDS encoding argininosuccinate synthase domain-containing protein, translating into MKKVVLGFSGGLDTSYCVKYLTEEKGYEVHSVIVNTGGFSEEELQEIEKRAYNLGVKSHKAVNAVHSYYDGVIKYLIFGNVLKNNTYPLSVSAERMSQALAIAEYVKEVGAEAVAHGSTGAGNDQVRFDMVFHIMIPGVEIITPIRDLKLSREEEIAFLKAKGVQMNFDKAMYSINKGMWGTSVGGKETLTSNGMLPEEAWPTQLTKQGEEQVKLTFEKGELTGVNDQQFGHPSEAIQYLQTIAGGYAIGRDIHVGDTIIGIKGRVGFEAAAPMVIIKAHHALEKHVLTKWQLSWKDQLAQFYGNWLHEGQIMDPVMRDIEAFLQNTQENVSGEVFVTLMPYRFQVTGIQSPYDLMSSRFGKYGEMNSGWSGEDVRGFSKIFGNQTMIWHQIKNSI; encoded by the coding sequence ATGAAAAAAGTAGTACTGGGATTTAGCGGAGGGCTTGATACTTCCTATTGCGTAAAATATCTGACGGAAGAGAAAGGATATGAAGTGCATTCAGTGATTGTAAACACGGGCGGTTTTTCTGAAGAAGAATTGCAGGAAATAGAAAAGCGCGCTTATAACCTGGGCGTTAAAAGTCACAAGGCTGTTAATGCAGTACATTCTTATTATGACGGCGTTATTAAATATCTCATCTTCGGTAATGTACTGAAAAACAATACTTATCCTTTAAGCGTAAGTGCGGAGCGTATGAGCCAGGCGCTGGCCATCGCGGAATATGTGAAGGAAGTAGGTGCAGAAGCGGTAGCACATGGTAGCACCGGCGCCGGCAATGACCAGGTACGTTTTGACATGGTGTTTCACATCATGATCCCTGGTGTGGAAATCATCACTCCCATCCGTGATCTGAAACTGAGCAGGGAAGAAGAAATTGCTTTCCTGAAGGCGAAAGGGGTACAGATGAACTTTGATAAAGCCATGTACTCTATCAACAAAGGTATGTGGGGAACATCGGTAGGTGGTAAGGAAACCCTTACTTCCAACGGCATGTTGCCGGAAGAAGCCTGGCCTACCCAGCTGACAAAGCAGGGAGAAGAACAGGTGAAACTGACATTTGAAAAAGGTGAGCTGACAGGTGTGAACGACCAGCAATTCGGTCATCCATCCGAAGCGATTCAATATTTACAGACGATTGCCGGCGGATATGCGATTGGCCGCGATATTCACGTAGGTGATACCATTATCGGTATCAAAGGACGTGTGGGCTTTGAAGCAGCTGCACCGATGGTGATCATCAAAGCGCATCATGCACTGGAAAAACATGTGTTAACAAAATGGCAGCTGAGCTGGAAAGACCAGCTGGCACAGTTCTACGGCAACTGGTTGCACGAAGGACAGATCATGGACCCGGTAATGCGCGACATCGAAGCTTTCCTGCAGAATACACAGGAAAACGTATCCGGCGAGGTATTTGTAACCCTGATGCCTTACCGCTTCCAGGTAACCGGTATCCAGTCTCCTTACGACCTGATGAGCAGCAGGTTTGGTAAATATGGAGAGATGAACAGCGGCTGGTCCGGTGAAGATGTAAGAGGTTTCAGTAAGATTTTTGGTAACCAGACAATGATCTGGCATCAGATAAAAAATTCTATCTAA
- the argC gene encoding N-acetyl-gamma-glutamyl-phosphate reductase, protein MANDKKIRAGIVGGAGYTGGEMIRLLLNHPDVTISFIHSRSNAGNPLYAVHADLLGETERSFTAELSNDIDVMFLCLGHGESRKFLEATDVAAHVKVIDLSQDFRLGETVKGREFVYGLPELQRALIETAQNIANPGCFATGIQMGLLPLAKAGLLKEVHSTGITGSTGAGQKLQGTSHFTWRSNNVSTYKVLSHQHLKEIRRTLQQLQPGFTADVNFVPVRGDFPRGIWITSYLQSDLSLEAAIQLYKDFYAGHPFTHVSEKQIDLKQVVNTNKCLVQLEKEGDKLIIHSIEDNLLKGASGQAVQNMNIICGLDETAGLKLKSIVF, encoded by the coding sequence ATGGCAAATGATAAAAAGATAAGAGCAGGGATTGTAGGAGGGGCAGGCTATACAGGCGGTGAAATGATCCGGCTTTTATTAAACCACCCGGATGTAACAATTTCGTTTATACACAGCCGTAGTAACGCGGGCAACCCGTTATACGCTGTACATGCCGATTTATTAGGTGAAACGGAGCGGTCATTTACTGCTGAACTGAGTAATGATATTGACGTGATGTTCCTGTGCCTCGGCCATGGGGAATCCAGAAAATTCCTGGAAGCCACAGATGTGGCTGCACATGTGAAAGTGATTGACCTGAGCCAGGATTTTCGTTTAGGCGAAACCGTTAAAGGAAGAGAGTTTGTATATGGTCTGCCTGAATTGCAGCGTGCGCTGATCGAGACGGCGCAGAACATTGCCAACCCCGGCTGTTTTGCCACCGGTATTCAGATGGGGTTACTCCCGCTGGCAAAAGCCGGATTACTGAAAGAAGTGCATAGCACCGGCATCACCGGTTCTACCGGCGCAGGGCAAAAGTTGCAAGGCACTTCACATTTCACCTGGAGATCCAATAACGTTTCTACCTATAAAGTGCTGAGCCATCAGCACCTGAAAGAAATACGACGAACCCTGCAACAGTTGCAGCCAGGCTTTACAGCTGATGTGAATTTTGTACCGGTACGCGGCGATTTCCCCAGAGGTATCTGGATAACGTCCTACCTGCAAAGTGATCTGTCGCTGGAAGCGGCCATACAACTGTATAAAGACTTCTACGCCGGTCATCCTTTTACGCATGTAAGCGAAAAGCAGATAGACCTGAAGCAGGTGGTAAACACGAACAAGTGTCTCGTCCAACTGGAGAAAGAGGGTGATAAATTAATCATCCACTCCATTGAGGATAACCTGCTGAAAGGCGCTTCCGGTCAGGCTGTGCAGAATATGAACATTATTTGCGGACTGGATGAAACGGCAGGACTGAAGTTGAAGTCCATCGTGTTCTAA
- a CDS encoding aminotransferase class III-fold pyridoxal phosphate-dependent enzyme produces MKLFDVYPVNDIIIDKAAGSHVWDDKGTQYLDLYGGHAVISIGHTHPHYVKRLTDQLHKVGFYSNSVKMPLQEELAALLGKVSGKEDYQLFLCNSGAEANENALKLASFYNGKKKIIAFKKSFHGRTSLAVAATDNPKIVAPVNETDNVVFLPWEDEAALEQAFQQYEISSVIIEGIQGVGGINVASESFLRKIRTLCDTGNAVFIADSVQCGYGRSGKFYSHDFAGVNADIYTMAKGMGNGFPIGAIIIAPKIQPAYGMLGTTFGGNHLACAAALAVLEVIESEKLMDNATTIGNYLMEQLRGFDKVKEVRGRGLMIGIDLPDELSHVKKALLSKHRIFTGEAKPNVIRLLPSLALTKAHADQFLEAFRIELK; encoded by the coding sequence ATGAAACTTTTCGACGTTTACCCTGTAAACGATATCATTATAGATAAAGCTGCCGGTTCCCATGTATGGGACGATAAAGGCACACAATACCTGGATTTGTATGGCGGTCATGCTGTCATCTCTATTGGTCACACCCATCCGCATTACGTAAAACGACTCACTGATCAGTTACATAAAGTAGGTTTTTATTCCAATTCTGTAAAGATGCCTTTGCAGGAGGAGCTGGCGGCCTTGCTGGGCAAGGTTTCCGGCAAAGAGGATTACCAGTTGTTTTTATGTAACTCCGGTGCAGAAGCCAATGAAAACGCTTTAAAGCTGGCTTCATTTTACAATGGTAAAAAGAAGATCATCGCCTTTAAGAAATCATTTCATGGCAGAACATCACTGGCAGTAGCAGCTACCGACAATCCGAAAATAGTGGCGCCTGTTAATGAAACAGACAACGTTGTTTTTTTACCCTGGGAAGATGAAGCCGCACTGGAACAGGCTTTTCAGCAGTATGAAATATCGTCTGTTATCATCGAAGGGATTCAGGGAGTAGGCGGTATCAATGTAGCCAGCGAATCATTCCTGCGTAAGATCAGAACATTGTGTGATACAGGCAATGCGGTATTTATCGCAGACTCTGTACAGTGTGGTTATGGCCGTAGCGGTAAATTCTACTCGCATGACTTTGCCGGTGTAAATGCAGATATTTATACCATGGCTAAAGGCATGGGTAATGGTTTCCCTATCGGCGCTATTATCATTGCACCAAAAATTCAGCCTGCCTATGGTATGCTGGGCACCACCTTTGGTGGTAATCACCTGGCTTGCGCTGCTGCACTGGCTGTGTTGGAAGTGATTGAAAGTGAAAAACTGATGGACAACGCTACCACCATAGGAAACTACCTGATGGAACAGTTGCGGGGTTTTGATAAAGTGAAGGAAGTAAGAGGCCGTGGTTTAATGATCGGTATTGATCTTCCGGATGAATTATCACACGTAAAAAAAGCACTGTTATCAAAGCATAGGATTTTTACAGGTGAAGCTAAACCGAATGTGATCCGTTTACTGCCTTCACTGGCATTGACCAAAGCACATGCTGACCAGTTTCTGGAGGCCTTTAGAATTGAATTGAAATAA
- a CDS encoding acetylornithine carbamoyltransferase: MKQFISTADVPSVPGLVDIAMNYKKDPFRDKELGKNKTLGLIFLNPSLRTRLSTQIAARNLGMDAVVFNIDKEGWQLEMNDGVIMNGSTTEHVKEAAAVMGQYFDILSIRTFPGLKNKEEDYTEKYINQFIKYAGVPVVSLESATLHPLQSLTDIVTIKENWQHTRKPKVVMTWAPHVKALPQAVPNSFAQWMNAWGETDFVITHPEGYELDEKFSGNARIEYNQDKALQDADFVYVKNWSSYKDYGKITCTDSSWMVDNDKLKNTHAAKVMHCLPVRRNVVIADEVLDGPQSLVIREAGNRVWAAQAVLSEILKG; encoded by the coding sequence ATGAAGCAATTTATTTCAACAGCAGATGTTCCCAGTGTCCCGGGTTTGGTGGACATTGCCATGAACTACAAGAAAGATCCTTTCAGGGATAAGGAATTAGGAAAGAATAAAACGTTGGGATTGATTTTCCTGAATCCCAGTTTGCGAACACGGTTAAGTACACAAATAGCAGCCCGTAACCTGGGTATGGATGCAGTGGTATTCAATATCGATAAGGAAGGCTGGCAGCTGGAAATGAATGATGGCGTAATAATGAATGGCAGTACCACCGAACATGTGAAGGAAGCGGCGGCCGTAATGGGACAGTATTTCGATATACTTTCCATCCGCACATTTCCGGGTTTGAAAAATAAAGAAGAAGATTATACAGAGAAATATATTAACCAGTTTATCAAATACGCCGGCGTACCGGTGGTAAGCCTGGAAAGTGCTACCCTGCACCCTTTGCAGAGCCTTACAGACATTGTTACCATCAAGGAAAACTGGCAGCATACCCGCAAACCAAAAGTGGTAATGACCTGGGCGCCGCACGTAAAAGCATTGCCACAGGCTGTTCCCAACTCTTTTGCGCAGTGGATGAACGCCTGGGGAGAAACTGATTTTGTGATCACGCATCCCGAAGGATATGAGCTGGATGAAAAGTTTTCCGGGAATGCACGTATTGAATACAACCAGGACAAAGCCTTACAAGACGCCGATTTCGTGTATGTAAAGAACTGGTCTTCGTATAAGGATTACGGTAAGATCACCTGTACAGACAGCAGCTGGATGGTGGACAATGATAAACTCAAAAACACGCATGCTGCCAAAGTAATGCACTGCCTGCCTGTAAGAAGGAATGTAGTGATTGCAGATGAAGTACTGGATGGCCCGCAATCTCTCGTGATACGGGAAGCGGGCAACCGGGTATGGGCTGCCCAGGCGGTATTGAGCGAAATATTGAAAGGATAA
- the argB gene encoding acetylglutamate kinase yields the protein MIDLFIIKVGGNVIDNPVLLQAFIEKFAAIPGKKILIHGGGKIATRIGDQLGIKSNYVDGRRITDADTIDVVTMVYGGLVNKQLVAKLQAGGCNAMGLTGADGNIIPAVKRPVKEIDYGFVGDVNPEMLHTAPLRALLEAGITPVFAPLTHDGHGQILNTNADTIASSLAIALSADYSVRLIYCFEKKGVLRDPADDDAVIHLINKEIYQQLLDEKILTDGILPKLQNAFAAIDNGVKEVLIGHAEDVLTNTTDKVAGTLIC from the coding sequence ATGATCGATCTATTTATCATTAAAGTAGGCGGAAACGTTATAGATAACCCGGTATTGTTGCAGGCTTTCATCGAAAAGTTTGCAGCGATACCCGGTAAAAAAATACTGATTCATGGTGGTGGTAAAATAGCCACCCGCATCGGTGATCAGCTGGGTATCAAATCGAACTATGTAGATGGCAGACGTATAACCGATGCCGATACGATTGATGTAGTAACCATGGTATACGGTGGTTTAGTGAATAAACAACTGGTGGCTAAGTTGCAGGCTGGTGGCTGTAATGCCATGGGTTTAACCGGTGCAGACGGTAATATTATTCCTGCTGTGAAACGCCCGGTAAAAGAAATTGATTATGGTTTTGTGGGAGATGTAAATCCGGAGATGCTGCACACGGCGCCGCTGCGTGCCTTGCTGGAAGCAGGTATCACACCAGTATTTGCCCCGCTTACGCATGATGGCCACGGACAAATACTGAACACCAATGCAGACACCATCGCTTCTTCACTGGCGATTGCACTCTCCGCAGACTATAGTGTAAGATTGATCTATTGCTTTGAAAAGAAAGGCGTGTTGCGTGATCCGGCGGATGACGATGCGGTTATTCATCTCATCAACAAAGAAATTTACCAGCAATTGCTGGATGAAAAAATATTAACAGACGGTATCCTGCCTAAGTTGCAGAATGCGTTTGCTGCCATTGATAATGGTGTGAAAGAAGTGCTGATAGGGCATGCGGAAGATGTGCTGACTAATACAACAGATAAAGTGGCAGGCACTTTAATATGCTAA